The following is a genomic window from Amycolatopsis sp. BJA-103.
TCGGCGCCGAGGACAGAGAGAAGGAGGTGGAGCGCCTGACCGGACTGGGTGCGAAGCAGGTGGACGAGCAGAAGATGCCGGGTATCGCCTGGACGGTGCTGGCCGATCCCGAAGGCAACGAATTCTGCGTCGCGACCCACGGGTAGTGAGGGCGGTCCCGATGGTCAGAATGGCGGTATGACGGAGCGAGCCATCCTGCCCTGGGCCGACATCGAGCTACCGGAAGGCCTGGGTGTCCGGCTGTACGACGGCATCGGACCGCTGCCGGAGGGCGGCCTCGACGACGTCGAGGTCTACGTGCTGCCGTACGACACCGGGGCGGAGCCGACGAAGCTGATCGACAGGCTGCCGTCGCTGAAGCTCGTGCAGTCGCTTTCGGCCGGGGTGGAAGGGCTGGTCCCGCTGGTGCCGGCGGGGGTGAAGCTGGCCAACGGCCGCGGCCTGCACGACCTCAGCGTGGCCGAGCACGCGCTGGCGCTGATCCACGCGTCGCAGCGGGATCTGCCGCGCTGGTTCGCGCAGCAGGCGACGGGCTCGTGGGCTCGCGAACACACGCGTTCGCTGGCCGACAGCCGGGTGCTGCTGGTCGGCCACGGCTCGATCGGCCAGGCCATCGAGCGACAGCTGATCGCGGCCGAAGCGGTCGTGACCAGGGTGGCGAGCACGGCGCGTCCCGCGGAGCGGGTCCACGGCGTCGGCGAACTGGCGGCGCTGCTGCCGTCCGCCGACATCGTGGTCCTGATCCTGCCCGAGACGCCCGCGACCACGGGACTGTTCGGCGCCGCGGAACTCGCCGCGCTGCCGGACGGCGCCCTGGTGGTGAACGTCGGGCGGGGCTCGGCGATCGACACCGCGGCGCTCACCGCCGAGACCGTCACCGGGCGCTTGCGCGCGGCACTGGACGTCGTCGATCCGGAGCCGCTGCCCGCAGGGCATCCACTGTGGACGGCGCCGGGGGTCGTCATCACGCCGCATATCGCGGGCGGGTCGGCGTCGTTCTACCCGCGCGCGAAGCGGCTGGTGGCCGAGCAGCTGCGCCGGTACGTCGCCGGGGAAGAGCCGCTGAACGTGGTCGGCTGAAGGACGCTTTCCCCGCGTCTCACGCGGTGAAGGGCGCTTTGGCCGCATGGCATGCGGGGAAAGCGTCCTTCAGCCCGGTCGGACCGAGCGTCTAGGGCCAGTGGGTGCGGTAGGCGAGCCAGTCGCGCATGGCCGCGGCGAGCCGGCGCTGCGCCGCGCGGACCCCGGTCGTCGCGGGTGGTTCCGGAAGTCGGCTCGCGCGTTCGGTGTGCCCGGCCAAGGCGACGCCGAACGCGGTGACCGCCCACACCGGGACGCCGGACAGCACGGGGCGCCGCCGCAGCAGGCGGTCGACGTCGGCGGGCTCGTGCCCGGCGTCGAGCAGATACGGCACGAGCGCGACCAGGTCGAGCCAGCCCGCGCCTCTCGCCGGATAACGCCAGTTGGTGACGAGCACCCGGCCCGGTCCGGTCCGCACCAGGTATTCGGGCTGGATGTCGTTGTGCAGCAACGTGTCCCCCGCCGACCAGGGATGCCATGACGTCTCCAGCTGGACGAGCCTGTCGAGGTTGCGGACGGCCCAGCCGTCGAGATCGCCGGGCGGCTCCTTCGCCAGTTCGTGCCAGCCGCGCAGGAGCGGGCCGAGATCGTCGAGGGCGTCCGGGACATCGGGCAGCGGGCACGGCGTGAGCGTGCGCCCGAGCGCGCCGAAGGTGGCCAGGACCGCGGAGAGGTCCGGCGACCCCGGGCGCAGGTTCGGCCTGGTGCCGTCGAAGTCGGCGAACGCGAGCACCAGCCACTCGCCGTCCACAAAGGACAACAGCTTCGGCGTGGGTGCCTCCGGCGGCAGCCGTCGCGCGATGGCGGCCTCCGTCCGGTAGCCGCCCGCGCGCGGGCTGTTCGCCGGGATCGCCTTCAGGAAGACCCAGCGATGACCGCGGTCGAGCTCGAGCCTCGCGGAGACACCGCCGTCGAATTCCGGAGTCTGCCACAGCGAACGGCGGACAACCGACCCGAGCTCACGCTCCACGGTGTCACGCGTCGCCGAAGGCAGGTCATGCCAGCCGAGGCGTGCGGAAACCGGCAACGCCCTACCACCCCCAGCGATCTCTCCGAGAAGATCGACTGTACCCAAATCCACCCTTTCGGGTGACAACCGGTCAGGTCGGAACGGGCTTCACGTACCCGGCCCAGCGCTGATGCTCGCTGAAGCCGACACGTTCGTAGACACCGAGGGCGCGGTGGCTGTTGTCCTGATCCACGTTGAGCGAAGCCCGCTGGAAGCCCTTCGCCTTGGCCTGGACGATCGTGTGCCCGAGCAGCGCGCCCGCGATGCCGCGCCCGCGAAGGGCCGCGTCCGTCGCGACGTGACTGACATACAGGTCCTTCACACCCGTGGCGGCCTCGTCGGAGGCGAAGAACGCGCTCAGCACCATCGCGACCACTCGGTCACGCTCCGGGCTCAGCAGCAGGAACGACAGGTCCGGCTGGAAATCCTTCCCGCCGACCACCAGATGCCGCCACGCCTCCGGAGACTGCTCCGTGCTCCCCCAATGGTCCGCGAAGGTCTCGTTGCGGGACCGAAGGGTGAAGGCTTCGTACTTGTCCTCGTAGGTGACGAGCGGGAACTCTTCGGGCAGCGGCTTGACCGGCGGGATCGCGTCGAGGTCGGCGCGCATGTCGACGAACCACCGGGCGTGCTCGTATCCGGAGTCGACGAGGACCTCGGAGAGCCAGCGCTGCTTGGTGTTGGCCGCGGCGTGCAGTTCCAGTGGCACGTCCGGGTGGGACTTCGCGTGGAGGCGCTTTCCCGCCTCCACGAACCAGCCGGTGAGGTGCGCGGCGATCGCGTCGTCGCGGTACTCGGGGTGAACGAGCGTCTCGACCCGCATCATGTGCACCGGATCCGCCGCGTCACGTTTCCTGAGCAGGCCGTAGGCGACCAGTGTGCCGCCGTCCCAGGCGCTGGTGGACGCCGTCGGCAGGTCCACCGTCGGCGAGCCGATCTCTTCGGCGAGATCCTCCGCGCTGTAGTGCTCCTCGATCGGCTCGACACGCTCCGCCTCGGCGAAGGTCTCGGCCAGTCGCGGCATGTCGTCCAGGGTCAGCGGGCGCCAGGTCAGGCTCATGCGGACGAGGCTAAGCCCGCGCCTCGGGGTGACGCACTCCATTTAGTTACGCTTCCGTGGTGCTCGTGCTGCTCCCCCCTTCCGAAACCAAGGCCGACGGTGGCACCGGCGCGCCGCTGGACCTCGGCGCCCTGTCGTTCCCGGAACTGAATCCGACCAGGGCGAAGCTGGCCGACGCGCTCGTCGAACTGGCGGGCGATGTCCCGGCCAGTGTCGCCGCGCTCGGCATCACGCCACGGCAGGCCGACGAGGTCGCCCGCAACGCCGAACTGTGGGCCTCGCCCACGATGCCGGGGCTGCGCCGCTACACCGGGGTGCTCTACGACGCGCTCGACGTCAAGTCCTTCACCAAGGCGACGCTGGCGAAGGCCGAGAAGCGCCTCGCCGTCGCTTCGGCGCTGTTCGGGGTGGTCGCGGCGACCGACCCGATCCCCGCGTACCGGCTTTCCGGCGGGAACGCGCTGCCGTCGCTCGGGACCATCCGCAGCGTGTGGAAGCCGACGCTCGAACCGGTGCTCCAGGGCATCGAGGGGCTCGTCGTCGACCTGCGTTCCGGGACCTACTCGGCGCTGGCGAAACTCCGGCCGGACGCGGTGACCGTCCGTGTGGTGACCGAGGACGCGAAGGGCAACCGGACCACGGTGAGCCACTTCAACAAGGCGTACAAGGGACGACTGGCCGCGGAGCTGGTGAAGTCCCGCAGCGAACCGTCCACTGTGGAACAGCTGCTGCGAGTGCTGTCCAAGGCGGGCCTCGACGTCGAGCGCACCGGTGACCACAGTCTGGAGCTGCTCACCGGAGACGGGCCGCATTAGTTCAGTACCCCTACGGGCTTCTTCCTCGATTGTTCCGCCGGTGGCACATGCGGAAAGTGATTTCCAGCCATCTGGAAAGGAACAACCGTGAACAGAAGACAACGGCTTCTGGGGATCGCCACCGCCACCCTCGGCTGCCTCTCGGTCCTCCTGCCCGCGCCTGCCGCGGCCGCGAACCTGCCAGCCGTCACCCCGACGGACCAAGCGATCGTCCCCGGTGGACTCCACACGAACTCCATCGGCGGCACCCCGGCCTCCGTCAAGGACCACCCGTTCATCATCGCGGGCCTGCGCGAAGGCGGGACGCGGCCACAGGGCCAGACCTGCACCGGCTCGGTCGTCGCGCCGCGCAAGATCCTGATCGCCGCGCACTGCAAGGACGCCGCGGGCGCGAAGTCGTTCCTCTACGGGCTGGACGATCTCAACGCCGGTGGCGGAACGAAGATCGGCGTCGTCAGCTACGAGAAGCACCCGAAGTACGTCAACTTCGACCAGGGGTACGACGTCGCGGTGGTCACCACCGACGCCGACATCCCGGTGCCGGGCGGTCAGTACGCGAAGGTCGCGACGTCGGCCGACACGGACCTGAACAAGCCGGGCAAGTCCGGCCTCGGGCTCGGCTACGGCAAGAAGAACCACGACGACAGTCCCGCGAACGTCGAACTGCACAAGTTCACCCTGCCGATCGTGCAGGGCAGCAGCTGCAACGGTGTCGGCGCAGGCTTCAAAGACGCGACGATGATCTGCAGCGGCTACAGCGACGGCCACGTCACGATCCTGCCGGGCGACAGCGGCGGGCCGCTGGTCGTGGACGGCAAGATCGTCGGCGTCGCGTCGTGGAGCCGCAGCGACTTCAAGTGGTACAGCGTGTACGGCAGGCTCAACAACGACATGGGCGACTGGGTCAAGCAGCAGATCGGCGAGCCGAACAACCCGGAGACGTTCTCCCTCGCGGTGACGCCGTCCTCGCTCAAGGTCGAGCCGGGCAAGTACGTCTCGGCCACGGTGACCAGCAAGCCGGGCAAGAACGGCGCGGAGAAGGTCGACCTGAGCGCGTCAGGGCTTCCGGACGGCGCGAAGGCCACGTTCCAGCCCGCGTCCATCACCTCGGGCGAGTCGGCCAAGGTGAGCATCGAGGTTCCCGCCGGGACGGCCGAAAAGGACTACGCGGTCACGATCTCGGGCAAGGGAACCACCGACACGGCGACCACGAAGCTGACGCTGACCGTCGGTGAAGGCGGGCCGCAGCCCGGCAACCTCCAGGTGAGCGTGAGCCCCGGCAGCGGGACCGCCCAGCCCGGGTTCTTCAGCAACGTCACGGTTTCCGCCACCGGCGGGACCGGAACGATCACGCTGTCGGCGTCCGGACAGGGCCTGCCGTTCGCGCCGTTCTTCAACCCGAAGACGATCTCGAGCGGCGGCAGCTCGACCATGCAGGTGGTCGCGCCGTTCCAGCGCGGCACGTACCCGGTGACCGTCACCGCGACGGACTCGGCGGGCAAGACCTCGACGGCGACCTACACCCTCACCGTCCAGTAGCCCCGCTTTGCGCGTGAAGGTCCCCTTCCCCCGGCTGAGCCGGGGGAAGGGGACCTTCACGCGCTAGACGTCAGCCCACGTGATGTTGTCGGGTCGTGCGCCACCTGACTTGACGAATCGGCGGACGGCTTCGCGGACCTGGTCGACCGGGATTTCGGCGACGGCGGGTACTACGCGAACATGCGCCTGCTCGTCGTACTCGACGGTCCCCGGTGCGTCTGATCCGTTCGTACTGATTGCGCTACCGACGGTCAGGCCGATATGCGCGACGAACCCATGAGCGCCGTTGACGCCTACGTCGAGGACTTCCCGGATTCCTCGTGTTCGATCGCAGCCATCCGTGGCAACTCGCCAGGGCCCTGGGCTTCGGCCATGCGAGAAAGCAGCGCGTCCGCATCGGCCGGACTGGTGAGTTCTTCCCCGTCGCGGGTGTAGTAGGCGATTACCGCCATCGTGGTGAACCCCCTCCGGTGTAGGTCTTCACGAAGCCATCCGTCCCGTACACGGTGATCGTGTAGCAAGTCAGCGACCGCTTCGATGTCGCTCAAAGGTGCCTCCCCTTCGGCTTCATGACATCAGGACCGGGCGAGCACCGCCATCGCGGCATTGTGCCCAGGAATCCCCGAGACGCCACCGCCCCGCACAGCACCCGCACCGCAGAGCAGCACCCGTTCGTGCGCCGTCTCGACACCCCACTTCCCCACCTGAGCCGCATCGGCCGCGTAAGGCCACGACAGATCGCGATGGAAGATGTGCCCCGCGGGCAGCCCCAGTTCGGCTTCGAGATCCAGCGGTGTCTTCGCCTCGATGCACAACCGGCCGTCCGGTGAACGCAGCACACAGTCCTCGATCGGTTCGGCCAGCACACTGTCCAAAGAGGACAAAGTCGCTTGCAACGCCGCTTCACGCGCGGCGTCGTTGCGCCCCTCGAACAATCGCGCGGGCATGTGCAGGCCGAAGAGCGTCAACGTCTGCACGCCGGCGGTCTGTTCGGCCGGGCCGAGGATCGACGGGTCGGTCAGCGAGTGGCAGTAGATCTCACACGGCGGCAGCGACGGGATCTCGCCCGCGGCGGCCTCCGCGTACGCCGTCGCCAACTGCCCGTAGCTTTCGTTGACGTGGAACGTGCCCCCGAACGCCTCACGCGGGTCGACGCTCGAATCGCGTAACCGCGGCAGCCGTGAGAGCACCATGTTCACCTTGAGCTGCGCGCCTTCCGGCGCCTCCGGCGGCTCCTCGCCCAGCAACCGCGCGAGTGTCCGCGGCGCGACGTTGGCCAGCACGTGACCGCCGCGCACGGCGAACTCGTCGTCGGCGAGCCGGTAGCGCACCGAGCCGTCCGGGTCGATGGACAGCACCTCGGCGCCCGTCACGAGCCGTGCCCCGGCCGCCCGCGCGGCCGACGCGAGCGCGCCGGTCACCGCACCCATCCCGCCCACCGGGACGTCCCAATCGCCGGTCTCGTTGCCGATCACGTGGTAGAGCAGGCAAAGGTTCTGCCGGAAATCGCCGGCGCCGGCGAAGGTCCCGATCAGCGCGTCGGTCAGGACGACACCGCGGACGGTGTCGTCGCCGAACATTTCGGCGAGTGTTTCGGAGACCGGCCGTTCGAACAGCGCGTCCCAGGCTTCCGGATCGATGCCCGAGCGCAGCTCCTCCCTGGAGAGCAACGGTTCGGTCAGCGTGGGGAACGTCCGCTCCGCGACCCGGGAGGTCATCGCGTAGAACCGCCTCCACGCCTCGAAGTCCTTTGTGGACTCGGTGAGCGCGGAGAACGACGCCGCCGTGCGACCCTCGTCGCCCGTGTCGACAAGGAGACCGCTGTCGCCGACGGGCGTGTACGACGACATCC
Proteins encoded in this region:
- a CDS encoding aminoglycoside phosphotransferase, whose protein sequence is MPVSARLGWHDLPSATRDTVERELGSVVRRSLWQTPEFDGGVSARLELDRGHRWVFLKAIPANSPRAGGYRTEAAIARRLPPEAPTPKLLSFVDGEWLVLAFADFDGTRPNLRPGSPDLSAVLATFGALGRTLTPCPLPDVPDALDDLGPLLRGWHELAKEPPGDLDGWAVRNLDRLVQLETSWHPWSAGDTLLHNDIQPEYLVRTGPGRVLVTNWRYPARGAGWLDLVALVPYLLDAGHEPADVDRLLRRRPVLSGVPVWAVTAFGVALAGHTERASRLPEPPATTGVRAAQRRLAAAMRDWLAYRTHWP
- a CDS encoding 2-hydroxyacid dehydrogenase — protein: MTERAILPWADIELPEGLGVRLYDGIGPLPEGGLDDVEVYVLPYDTGAEPTKLIDRLPSLKLVQSLSAGVEGLVPLVPAGVKLANGRGLHDLSVAEHALALIHASQRDLPRWFAQQATGSWAREHTRSLADSRVLLVGHGSIGQAIERQLIAAEAVVTRVASTARPAERVHGVGELAALLPSADIVVLILPETPATTGLFGAAELAALPDGALVVNVGRGSAIDTAALTAETVTGRLRAALDVVDPEPLPAGHPLWTAPGVVITPHIAGGSASFYPRAKRLVAEQLRRYVAGEEPLNVVG
- a CDS encoding GNAT family N-acetyltransferase, which translates into the protein MSLTWRPLTLDDMPRLAETFAEAERVEPIEEHYSAEDLAEEIGSPTVDLPTASTSAWDGGTLVAYGLLRKRDAADPVHMMRVETLVHPEYRDDAIAAHLTGWFVEAGKRLHAKSHPDVPLELHAAANTKQRWLSEVLVDSGYEHARWFVDMRADLDAIPPVKPLPEEFPLVTYEDKYEAFTLRSRNETFADHWGSTEQSPEAWRHLVVGGKDFQPDLSFLLLSPERDRVVAMVLSAFFASDEAATGVKDLYVSHVATDAALRGRGIAGALLGHTIVQAKAKGFQRASLNVDQDNSHRALGVYERVGFSEHQRWAGYVKPVPT
- a CDS encoding trypsin-like serine protease, with product MNRRQRLLGIATATLGCLSVLLPAPAAAANLPAVTPTDQAIVPGGLHTNSIGGTPASVKDHPFIIAGLREGGTRPQGQTCTGSVVAPRKILIAAHCKDAAGAKSFLYGLDDLNAGGGTKIGVVSYEKHPKYVNFDQGYDVAVVTTDADIPVPGGQYAKVATSADTDLNKPGKSGLGLGYGKKNHDDSPANVELHKFTLPIVQGSSCNGVGAGFKDATMICSGYSDGHVTILPGDSGGPLVVDGKIVGVASWSRSDFKWYSVYGRLNNDMGDWVKQQIGEPNNPETFSLAVTPSSLKVEPGKYVSATVTSKPGKNGAEKVDLSASGLPDGAKATFQPASITSGESAKVSIEVPAGTAEKDYAVTISGKGTTDTATTKLTLTVGEGGPQPGNLQVSVSPGSGTAQPGFFSNVTVSATGGTGTITLSASGQGLPFAPFFNPKTISSGGSSTMQVVAPFQRGTYPVTVTATDSAGKTSTATYTLTVQ
- a CDS encoding phytoene desaturase family protein — its product is MESYDIVIVGGGHNGLVAAAYLARAGRSVLVLERRDEVGGAAVSFRAFPGVDVRLSRYSYLVSLLPRKVIADLGLELDLRRRRMSSYTPVGDSGLLVDTGDEGRTAASFSALTESTKDFEAWRRFYAMTSRVAERTFPTLTEPLLSREELRSGIDPEAWDALFERPVSETLAEMFGDDTVRGVVLTDALIGTFAGAGDFRQNLCLLYHVIGNETGDWDVPVGGMGAVTGALASAARAAGARLVTGAEVLSIDPDGSVRYRLADDEFAVRGGHVLANVAPRTLARLLGEEPPEAPEGAQLKVNMVLSRLPRLRDSSVDPREAFGGTFHVNESYGQLATAYAEAAAGEIPSLPPCEIYCHSLTDPSILGPAEQTAGVQTLTLFGLHMPARLFEGRNDAAREAALQATLSSLDSVLAEPIEDCVLRSPDGRLCIEAKTPLDLEAELGLPAGHIFHRDLSWPYAADAAQVGKWGVETAHERVLLCGAGAVRGGGVSGIPGHNAAMAVLARS
- the yaaA gene encoding peroxide stress protein YaaA; the encoded protein is MLVLLPPSETKADGGTGAPLDLGALSFPELNPTRAKLADALVELAGDVPASVAALGITPRQADEVARNAELWASPTMPGLRRYTGVLYDALDVKSFTKATLAKAEKRLAVASALFGVVAATDPIPAYRLSGGNALPSLGTIRSVWKPTLEPVLQGIEGLVVDLRSGTYSALAKLRPDAVTVRVVTEDAKGNRTTVSHFNKAYKGRLAAELVKSRSEPSTVEQLLRVLSKAGLDVERTGDHSLELLTGDGPH
- a CDS encoding Imm1 family immunity protein; translation: MREVLDVGVNGAHGFVAHIGLTVGSAISTNGSDAPGTVEYDEQAHVRVVPAVAEIPVDQVREAVRRFVKSGGARPDNITWADV